In a single window of the Pseudoxanthomonas sp. F37 genome:
- a CDS encoding phosphotransferase has product MQGGEGPFVRRDLAHVPLWLRLPAWWLARREALALRKVAGMADVPQLLAWSGRRLDRSYMEGAAMYQRPPRGDLAYFRAAHRLLKQLHRRGIAHNDLAKEANWLVLADGRPAIIDFQLATRGHPRSRWMRLLARQDLRHLLKHKRTYCAASLTPTEKRVLKRTSWLRDLWFRTGKPVYRFVTRRLLKWEDNEGQGPKP; this is encoded by the coding sequence TGGCGCATGTGCCGCTGTGGTTGAGGCTGCCGGCCTGGTGGCTGGCGCGGCGCGAGGCGCTGGCGTTGCGCAAGGTCGCCGGGATGGCCGACGTGCCGCAGTTGCTGGCCTGGAGCGGGCGCCGGCTGGACCGCAGCTACATGGAAGGCGCGGCCATGTACCAGCGGCCGCCGCGCGGTGACCTGGCCTACTTCCGGGCCGCGCACCGGTTGCTCAAGCAGCTGCATCGCCGCGGCATCGCCCACAACGATCTGGCCAAGGAAGCCAACTGGCTGGTGCTGGCGGACGGACGCCCGGCGATCATCGACTTCCAGCTGGCCACCCGCGGCCATCCGCGCTCGCGCTGGATGCGCCTGCTGGCGCGGCAGGACCTGCGCCACCTGCTCAAGCACAAGCGCACCTACTGCGCCGCATCCCTCACCCCCACCGAGAAGCGCGTGCTCAAGCGCACGTCCTGGCTGCGCGACCTCTGGTTCCGCACCGGCAAGCCGGTCTACCGCTTCGTCACCCGGCGCCTGCTGAAGTGGGAAGACAACGAAGGGCAGGGGCCGAAGCCGTGA
- a CDS encoding NAD(P)-dependent oxidoreductase: MTLAGKTLFITGASRGIGLAIALRAARDGANVAIAAKSSVPNPRLPGTIHTAAQAVNEAGGRGLALKCDIREEDDVKAAMAATADTFGGIDILVNNASAIWLAGALDTPMKRFDLMQQVNARGSFLCAQACLPYLKDAANPHILTLAPPPSLDPKWWAPHTGYTLAKMGMSFVTLGLAGEFGPQGIAVNALWPRTIIATDALNMIPGVEIPRCRTPQIVADAAHAVLVRQARGFHGRFLIDEDVLREAGVADFSGYAVDPSQSPLPDLFLD, translated from the coding sequence ATGACGCTTGCCGGCAAGACCCTCTTCATCACCGGCGCCTCGCGCGGCATCGGCCTGGCCATCGCCCTGCGCGCGGCACGCGATGGTGCCAACGTGGCCATCGCCGCCAAGTCGTCGGTACCCAATCCCAGGCTGCCCGGCACCATCCACACCGCCGCGCAGGCGGTCAACGAGGCCGGCGGGCGCGGGCTGGCGCTGAAATGCGACATCCGCGAGGAGGACGACGTGAAGGCCGCGATGGCCGCCACCGCCGACACGTTCGGCGGCATCGACATCCTGGTCAACAACGCCAGCGCCATCTGGCTGGCCGGTGCGCTGGACACGCCGATGAAGCGCTTCGACCTGATGCAGCAGGTCAACGCGCGCGGCAGCTTCCTGTGCGCGCAGGCCTGCCTGCCGTACCTGAAGGACGCCGCCAATCCGCACATCCTGACGCTGGCGCCGCCGCCGTCGCTGGACCCGAAATGGTGGGCGCCGCACACCGGCTACACGCTGGCCAAGATGGGCATGAGCTTCGTGACGCTGGGCCTGGCCGGCGAGTTCGGGCCGCAGGGCATCGCGGTGAATGCGCTGTGGCCGCGCACCATCATCGCCACCGATGCGCTGAACATGATACCCGGCGTGGAAATCCCGCGCTGCCGCACGCCGCAGATCGTGGCCGATGCCGCGCACGCCGTGCTGGTGCGCCAGGCGCGCGGCTTCCACGGCCGCTTCCTCATCGACGAGGACGTGCTGCGCGAGGCCGGCGTCGCCGACTTCTCCGGCTACGCCGTGGATCCCTCGCAGTCGCCGCTGCCCGACCTGTTCCTGGACTGA
- a CDS encoding VOC family protein yields MKYLHAMIRVHDLDATGRFLTHGLGLRETRRMDSPQGRFTLVYFGAPMNPEAEIELTYNWPPEDGSPPEDYGSARNFGHLAFEVDDIYALCAHLQSMGVAINRPPRDGRMAFVRTPDLISIELLQKGAALPPQEPWLSMPNTGSW; encoded by the coding sequence ATGAAATACCTGCACGCGATGATCCGCGTCCACGATCTGGACGCCACGGGCCGCTTCCTCACCCACGGCCTGGGCCTGCGCGAAACCCGTCGCATGGACAGCCCGCAGGGCCGGTTCACGCTGGTGTATTTCGGCGCACCCATGAATCCCGAAGCGGAAATCGAGCTGACGTACAACTGGCCGCCGGAAGACGGCAGCCCGCCCGAGGACTACGGCAGCGCCCGCAACTTCGGTCATCTGGCCTTCGAAGTGGACGACATCTATGCGCTGTGCGCGCACCTGCAGTCGATGGGCGTCGCCATCAACCGCCCCCCGCGCGACGGTCGCATGGCCTTCGTGCGCACGCCGGACCTGATCTCCATCGAACTGCTGCAGAAGGGGGCCGCACTGCCGCCGCAGGAGCCTTGGCTTTCCATGCCGAATACGGGAAGCTGGTGA
- a CDS encoding cysteine hydrolase family protein: protein MNLALLVIDVQRGLFEPQPPPADADAVVQRINALSAKAREAGMPVVFVQHERAGDLEAESPGWALHPGLQVAEGDYRIRKATPDAFLRTGLDEVLSFCGVEGLVLCGYATEFCVDTTARSAAAHGYHVVLAADAHTTHDKAHADAAQIRAHHNATLPAIRSFGVSIRALPAGEIAFAA from the coding sequence ATGAACCTCGCCCTGCTCGTGATCGATGTGCAACGCGGCCTGTTCGAGCCGCAACCGCCGCCGGCCGATGCCGACGCGGTGGTCCAGCGCATCAACGCGCTGTCGGCGAAGGCGCGCGAGGCCGGCATGCCGGTGGTGTTCGTGCAGCATGAGCGCGCGGGCGACCTGGAAGCCGAATCGCCCGGCTGGGCGTTACATCCGGGCCTGCAGGTGGCCGAAGGCGACTATCGCATCCGCAAGGCCACGCCGGACGCCTTCCTGCGTACCGGCCTGGACGAAGTGCTGTCGTTCTGCGGCGTGGAAGGCCTGGTGCTGTGCGGGTATGCCACCGAGTTCTGCGTGGACACCACCGCGCGCAGCGCGGCGGCGCACGGCTATCACGTGGTGCTGGCGGCGGACGCGCATACCACGCACGACAAGGCGCACGCCGATGCCGCGCAGATCCGCGCCCACCACAACGCCACGCTGCCGGCCATCCGCAGCTTCGGCGTCAGCATCCGCGCGCTGCCTGCCGGCGAGATCGCATTCGCCGCCTAG
- a CDS encoding ion transporter → MKTPAPPQTPLEPAAEQGWRHRWFDIIYRHDTPPARNFDLALVVAILASVGVIMLDSVAGFHARYARTLYVIEWCFTVLFTLEYALRLSTVKHPLRYALSIWGVIDLVSILPTYLSLLVPGSQSLLVVRILRILRLFRILKLTRYVEESGILATALWRSRRKILVFFSAVLTLVVIFGALMYVVEGPAHGFTSIPTSMYWAIVTMATVGFGDIAPQTTAGRAITSVLILIGYSIIAVPTGIYTAELASSLREASHERGPLDRRGCPGCGLEGHDPDALHCRRCGARLPVPMG, encoded by the coding sequence ATGAAGACACCCGCGCCGCCGCAGACCCCACTGGAGCCGGCCGCCGAACAGGGCTGGCGCCACCGCTGGTTCGACATCATCTATCGCCACGACACGCCGCCGGCGCGCAATTTCGACCTGGCGCTGGTGGTGGCGATCCTGGCCAGCGTGGGCGTGATCATGCTGGACAGCGTGGCCGGCTTCCACGCGCGATACGCGCGCACGCTGTACGTCATCGAGTGGTGCTTCACCGTGCTGTTCACGCTGGAGTACGCGCTGCGCCTGTCCACCGTGAAGCATCCGCTGCGCTATGCGCTCAGCATCTGGGGAGTGATCGACCTGGTGTCGATCCTGCCGACCTACCTGTCGCTGCTGGTTCCCGGCAGCCAGAGCCTGCTGGTGGTGCGCATCCTGCGCATCCTGCGCCTGTTCCGCATCCTCAAGCTGACGCGCTACGTGGAGGAAAGCGGGATCCTGGCCACCGCGCTGTGGCGCAGCCGGCGCAAGATCCTGGTGTTCTTCAGCGCGGTGCTGACGCTGGTGGTGATCTTCGGCGCGCTGATGTACGTCGTGGAGGGGCCGGCACACGGCTTCACCAGCATCCCCACCAGCATGTACTGGGCCATCGTGACCATGGCGACCGTCGGCTTCGGCGACATCGCGCCGCAGACCACGGCCGGCAGGGCGATCACCTCGGTGCTGATCCTGATCGGTTACAGCATCATCGCCGTGCCTACCGGCATCTACACGGCCGAACTGGCCAGCAGCCTGCGCGAGGCCTCGCACGAGCGCGGCCCCCTCGACCGCCGCGGCTGCCCCGGGTGCGGCCTGGAGGGCCACGACCCCGACGCGCTGCATTGCCGCCGGTGCGGCGCGCGCCTGCCCGTCCCGATGGGCTGA